In Geminocystis sp. NIES-3709, a single genomic region encodes these proteins:
- a CDS encoding energy transducer TonB — protein sequence MTYSLTSVEQRQLETEKTRKLVTIGIVGSIALHGILFTVLNSIEKPLTEENKPIEFIVVQEPEIKPEVKLVTKPEEKPQPQPQPQPKLKTVKPLLPQPKEVKSQPTVTKTEVSSSSPVQQVAKINPSPQPQKMPEVIDNKPQPQQIRETTPQPSITPQQITETLSQTPITPSSKPSITASPQPTISQPQEVLTSNTLGRNNAPRAVKPIENNSNNLLSNSFNSSTRVENSHSNQPSTVARVSEDMPVSSGRLSRNNNKTPSAINGGNGNQGEGIGNLRNSLSRGSGNGNGRSNGNGNTVSGIPSNIAATSQSVPQRPQAKPTPPPPDSIKCISNCDPSYPSELQGVEGKATVKVNLDSSGNVLAVSVVNPHSNGEVNRQALLATRKMRFSSPSVNNASVQVSIHFTVAGSEFDRLARQKKEETQRQARLTQEKERQERQAQLEKERLQRQQQLEKERQERETQARIEREKREAELKKQPELEKKQTETLPSGIPTTNIDAPSEMPSTGIDVEENQ from the coding sequence ATGACTTATTCTCTTACCAGTGTTGAACAACGGCAATTAGAAACGGAAAAAACACGCAAATTAGTCACAATTGGAATTGTTGGCTCGATCGCCCTTCATGGTATTCTGTTTACAGTACTAAATTCGATCGAAAAACCCTTAACTGAAGAAAATAAACCTATCGAATTTATAGTAGTACAAGAGCCTGAAATCAAACCAGAAGTAAAACTCGTCACCAAACCAGAAGAAAAACCTCAACCTCAACCTCAACCTCAACCAAAATTAAAAACGGTTAAACCTCTTTTACCCCAACCAAAAGAAGTAAAATCACAACCTACAGTTACCAAAACTGAGGTAAGTTCTTCTTCACCCGTGCAACAAGTGGCAAAAATAAATCCCTCTCCCCAACCTCAAAAAATGCCAGAAGTAATAGATAATAAGCCTCAACCTCAACAAATCAGAGAAACTACTCCCCAACCTTCCATCACTCCTCAACAAATTACAGAAACCCTATCTCAAACACCTATCACCCCATCATCCAAACCCTCTATCACTGCTTCTCCTCAACCAACGATTTCTCAACCTCAAGAAGTGTTAACCAGTAACACCCTAGGGAGAAATAACGCACCCCGTGCCGTAAAACCCATTGAGAATAACAGTAACAATCTTTTGAGCAATAGTTTTAACTCATCTACAAGGGTAGAAAATAGCCATAGTAATCAACCTTCTACCGTTGCACGGGTGAGTGAAGATATGCCTGTTTCCAGTGGCAGACTATCTCGTAATAATAATAAAACTCCTAGTGCTATCAATGGTGGTAATGGCAATCAGGGTGAGGGAATAGGTAATTTAAGAAATAGTCTTAGTCGTGGCAGTGGTAATGGTAACGGCAGAAGTAACGGTAATGGCAATACAGTATCTGGCATCCCAAGTAATATTGCCGCTACCAGTCAATCTGTACCACAACGCCCCCAAGCTAAACCGACTCCCCCACCCCCTGATAGTATCAAATGTATTAGTAATTGTGATCCTTCTTATCCTTCTGAGTTACAAGGAGTAGAGGGGAAAGCCACTGTTAAAGTTAATCTTGATAGTAGTGGTAATGTTTTAGCGGTGAGTGTGGTTAATCCCCATAGTAACGGAGAAGTGAATCGACAAGCGTTATTAGCCACTCGAAAAATGCGTTTTTCTTCTCCTAGTGTCAATAATGCTTCGGTGCAGGTTAGTATTCATTTTACTGTAGCCGGTTCCGAGTTCGATCGACTTGCTCGTCAGAAAAAAGAAGAAACTCAAAGACAGGCAAGATTAACCCAAGAAAAAGAGCGTCAAGAAAGACAAGCACAATTGGAAAAAGAAAGATTACAACGTCAACAGCAGTTAGAAAAAGAACGTCAAGAAAGGGAAACCCAAGCTAGAATCGAAAGGGAAAAAAGGGAAGCTGAATTGAAAAAACAACCGGAATTAGAGAAAAAACAAACAGAAACATTACCTTCTGGGATACCTACAACGAATATTGATGCTCCTTCAGAGATGCCTTCAACTGGTATTGATGTTGAG